One stretch of Chryseobacterium indologenes DNA includes these proteins:
- a CDS encoding VanZ family protein — MITKLSLDKISKIFSKILPIYWAFLTYMLLKPGEENHEYWFMFNGIDKVLHVSIFAALGFSFIAAFPRIKFYYFFQIILIYAFLTEILQEEMGLGRSMETLDIVADTVGCLIGYYTYKLFIKRFL, encoded by the coding sequence ATGATTACAAAGCTATCATTGGATAAAATTTCAAAAATATTTAGTAAGATATTGCCCATTTATTGGGCATTTCTTACTTATATGCTTCTCAAACCCGGAGAGGAAAACCACGAGTACTGGTTCATGTTCAACGGCATAGATAAAGTTTTGCATGTAAGCATATTTGCAGCTTTAGGATTTTCTTTCATCGCCGCATTTCCAAGAATAAAATTTTATTACTTCTTTCAGATCATCCTTATATATGCTTTTCTTACAGAGATTCTTCAGGAAGAAATGGGATTAGGTAGATCGATGGAAACACTGGATATCGTAGCAGACACTGTAGGTTGCCTTATCGGCTACTATACCTATAAGCTATTCATCAAGCGCTTTCTCTAA
- the gcvH gene encoding glycine cleavage system protein GcvH has translation MNTPSELKYTKDHEWIKIEGNVATIGITDFAQGELGDIVYVDVDTVDDDLNGGDVFGSVEAVKTVSDLFLPIAGKVIEFNSDLEDQPELLNTDPYGDGWIIKLEIADGADQSELLSADDYKAIIG, from the coding sequence ATGAACACACCATCAGAATTAAAGTACACTAAAGATCACGAGTGGATCAAGATTGAGGGTAATGTAGCTACAATTGGTATTACAGACTTTGCTCAGGGAGAACTTGGGGACATCGTGTATGTAGACGTAGATACAGTAGATGATGATCTTAATGGCGGAGACGTTTTCGGAAGTGTAGAAGCAGTAAAAACTGTTTCAGACTTATTCTTACCTATTGCAGGAAAAGTTATTGAATTTAATTCAGACTTAGAAGATCAGCCAGAACTGTTAAATACAGATCCTTATGGAGACGGATGGATCATCAAATTAGAAATTGCTGATGGGGCAGATCAGTCAGAGTTACTTTCTGCAGATGATTACAAAGCTATCATTGGATAA